The DNA region AGAACCGGGCGGCGTTTGATCGGGTGAAGATTTTGCCGCGCGTGCTGGAAGACATGGCGGGCGCAAACACGCGGGTGGAGCTGCTCGGGCGGACGTGGGAGACGCCGATTTTTTTGGCGCCGGTCGCTTATCAAAAACTCGCGCACGCGGATGGGGAAATCGCGACGGCGTTGGGTGCGGCGGCGATGAAGACGGGAATGATTTTGAGCACGCAGGCGGGGGTGAGCGTGGAGGATTTTGGGAAGAGCGCGCAGGGGCCGTGGTGGTTTCAGCTGTATATCCAGCATGACCGCGCGTTCACGAAAGCGCTGGTGCAGCGGGCGGAGGCGGCGGGGGCGGAGGCGCTGGTCGTCACGGTGGATGCGCCGGTGCATTTGCGGAATCGCGAGCAGCGGGCGCGGTGGCGGATTCCGGCGGAGGCGGAGCCGGTGAATCTGCGCGGGCTGGCGGCGGCTCCGGCGCGCGGGGCGGATGAAGAGAACTCGATTTTCAATGCGGCAGGGTTGGCGCTGGCGGCGACGTGGAAGGATGTGGAGTGGCTGCGCTCGTTCGCAAAGGTGCCGGTGATCTTGAAGGGGATTTTGTCCGCGGATGACGCTGAGCTGGCGGTGAAGGCGGGCGTGGCGGGCGTGATTGTTTCGAATCATGGTGGGCGGACGCTCGATACGGTGCCGGCGACGATCGACGCGCTGCCGCGCGTGGTGGAGCGCGTGGCGGGGAGAGTGCCGGTGCTCATGGATGGCGGCGTGCGGCGGGGGACGGATGTATTCAAGGCGCTGGCACTGGGGGCGAATGCGGTGTTGATCGGGCGGCCTTATGTGTGGGGGCTGGCGGCGGCGGGGCCGGTGGGCGTGGCGCATGTGTTGCGGATTTTGCGCGCGGAGCTGGAAGTGGCGATGGTGCTGGCGGGGTGTCCGACGGTGGGGCGGATCACGAAGGAGGCGTTGTGGAAGCCGTGAGCGCGGATGCGAAGATGGAAGCGAACGCGGAGTCGCGGCGGACGCTGTCGGATTTGTCGGTGGGCGAGCTGGAGGCGTGGCTGGCGGAGAGCGGGTTCAAGGCGTCGCACGCGGAGGCGTTGTTGCGGGCGTATTATGAAAGCGGCGACGAAGCGGGCTGGGGAGAGATGCTGTTGCCGCGTGGGCTGGTGGAGAAGTTGCGCGGGGAGTTTTTGGTGAACCGGCCGGAGCAAGTGGCGCGGCAGGTGGCGGAGGATGGAACGACGAAGCTGCTCTTGAAGCTGCGCGACGGGCGGACGGTGGAGACGGTGATGATGACGGATTTTCGCGAGGACCGGGTGGCGGGTTGCGTGTCGTCGCAGGTGGGGTGCGCGATGGGATGCGATTTTTGCGCGACGACGAAGACGGGCTTTGAACGGAATCTGACGACGGGGGAAATCGTGGAGCAGTTTCTGGCGTTAAGGCGCGAGGCGGCGGCGGTGGGGAAGAACGTGCAGACGCTGGTGTTCATGGGCATGGGCGAGCCGATGCTGAATCTGGACAACGTGCTGGAAGCGGTGCGGCGGATCGCGCCGAACGAACTCGGGGCGCTGGGGTGGCGGCAGATCACAGTTTCGACGGTGGGGATCGTGCCGGGGATCGAGAAGATGATGGAGGCGAATTTGAATATCCATCTGGCGGTGTCGTTGCACGCGCCGGATGACGAGACGCGGGCGAAGTTGCTGCCGATGGGGAAGCGTTTTGGCGTGGAGGAAATCCTGGCGGCGGCGGACCGGTATCAGGCGAAGACGGGGCGGCCGGTGACGATCCAGTATTGTTTATTGAAGGGCGTGAATGATTCGCCGGAGCAGGCGCGGATGCTGGCGGAGCTGGTTGGCGCGCGGCGGATGCACGTGAATTTGCTTTGGTATAATCCGACAGGGCTGAGCTTGAAGGGCGTGGCTTACGAGCGGGCGGAGTCGGAGGCGGGCGAGGCGTTTGTGGCGGTGCTGCGCGAGCGGGGTGTGGTGGCGCATTTCCGTCGGCCGCGCGGGCGGGACATCGATGCGGCGTGCGGGCAGTTGCGGAGGCGGGCGGCGGGCCAGGACGTTGGAACAACGGAGAGTGGCGCGGGGTCGGAACGGGCATGAAAACCCAGGTGTTGGCGGCGTGTTTTGCGGCGACGGCCGCGGTGGCCGGCGGGGCTTTTGCGGCCGAGTCGGCGGTGGAGGGCGTGATGGAAGCGGAGTTTGTCGAGGTGCCGGCGGTGGAGAAAAAGAGCGCGGCGAAGATCGAGGCGGTGGCGAAGAAACCGGTGGAGGGATTTTGGGCGAAGCTGACGCCGGAGGAGCGGGCAGCGGTGGGCGTGGAAAAACTTTCGGAAGCGCAGCGGGCGGCGCTGGAGGCGATGATCGCGAAGGAAGTGAAGCTGGCGCGGCAGGGGAATGTGCGGGGATTCGCGGGGACGTTTATCAGCCGGCGGACGGACGAGGAGCGGGTGGCGGCAGGGCTGGGGATTTTAACGACGGGCGAGAAATATCAACTGGACCGGCAGGTATCGCGCGCGCTGGCGGCGACTCCGGCGCAGCCGCCGGTGTTGATCACGCGGCCGCCGTCGGAGGCGGACTTGTTGCTGAAGACGAGGTCCGATTGGGAGACGCACGGGTTCGTGCAGCTGGAGTACGGATTTGGGAGTGGGGACCGCGAGTACAAGGCGGCGACGCTGGGCGTCGAGCAGGTGAATGTGAAGACGGGGACGGCGTTTAACTTTGCCTACACCGTAGCGGAGGGCGACGGGCTGTGGTGGAATCGCGGGTACGGGATGGGCTGGCGGGGGCGGCCTTATGGGCCGTGGCGGTATTGAGGGATGCGGAGGAAGCGGAAGGGGCTGGGATGAGGGGGGGGGGGGGTTAACCGCGAATGGACGCCAATGGACGCGAATGTTTCGGAGGGGGAGGCTGAGGCAGCGCGGGTGGTTTTCGGAGGAGAGTTTTTTAACCACAGATTGCGCGGATGGGCACGGATGACGGAGGCGGAATGGGGGATTTCGGAGACGGAATTTTTTTAACCACTGATGGGCGCTGAGGGACAGTGATGTGGGGGCGGGGAATCGGGATCGCGGCGGGAAGGGGAGGCGGAGGGACGGAATTTTTGGATAGGATTAAGAGGATGAACAGGATTGGGGAGGGCGCGGTGGGGGATGGGAATTATGGATGCCACGCGTTCACGGGCGGGACTACGGAAACAGCGGAGCCGGCCAGAGGCCGGCGCTCCCAAGGGGGCCGCGCGCGATAGTGCGCGGCGGCGCGGAGTGACGAGCGTGGACGACACGGAGTTCGTCCCTCCACAGGGGAGGCAGTGGAGGGGCGGCGTCGCGCGAGCGCGAGTGCTACTTGATGAGGGCCTGGTAGGTGAGGCGTTTGATGAGGTGGTTGAAGTTGGAGCCGCCGGCGGGGCGGAGTTGCGTCATGAAAATAATCACGAGGCGTTCTTTGGGATCGACGATGTACTCGGGGAAGTAAGCGCTGCCCCAGCCGTAGGAACCGACGGTGCCGATTTCGCCGGTCTTGCCGAGGTCGGTGCTGACCCAGAAGCCGAGGCCGAAGCCGTCGCCTTCGCCGAGGAACTTGTCGCCGGTGTGGTTGGCGTGCATGAGCTCGACCGTCTTGGGGGCGAGGAGGCGGACGCCGTCGAGTTCGCCGTTGTTGAGGAGCATCTGGAGGAAGCGGGTGTAGTCGCTCGTGGTGGAGAGGAGGCCGGCGCCGCCGGAGAAACATTTGCGGGGGCCGTGGATGAAGTCGCTGGTGGCGGCGGTTTCTTTGAGGACGAGCTGGTCGTTCTCGATGCCGTAGACGTTGGCGAGGCGCGGGGCTTTTTCCGGCGGGAGGAAAAAGTGGGTGTCGCGCATGGCGAGGGGCTTGGTGATGCGTTCTTCGACGAACTGATCGAGGGGTTTTCCGGAGATGACTTCGACGAGGCGGCCGAGAACGTCTGCGGCATAGCCGTATTGAAACTGTTCTCCGGGGTGGCCGTGCAGCGGGAGAGTGGCGAGGCGGTTGACGATCTGCTCGAGGGTTTCGTTTTTGCCGAGGAGGTACCAGTCGGTGAGGCCGGCTTGTTTATAAGCGTCGGCGGCGAGTCCGTTGCCGTAGGTGAGGCCGGCGGTGTGGGTGAGGAGGTCGCGGATGGTGATGGGGCGTTTCGCTTTTTCGGTGACGTATTTCAGATCGGCGGGGGAACCGGCGGGCGGGGCGATGGCGACGACGGAGTTTTTGAAGGCGGGGAGGTATTTGGAGACGGGGTCGTTGAGGCGAAAGCGGCCCTCTTCGTAGAGCATCATGACGGCGGTGGTGGTGATGGCCTTGGACATGGAGGCGATGCGGAAGATGGCGTCGGCGCGCATGGGCTGGCGGTTTTCGACGTCCTGGAGGCCGTAGGTTTTGAAGACGACGGGGCGGCCGTCGCGGGCGACGTACATGATGCCGCCGGCGAGGCGGTGGCGGGCGATCTGGTCTTCGATAGCGGTATCCAGGCGTTGGAGGCGGGCGGGGGAAAAGCCGGCGGCGGTGAGGGCGGCGTCGGTCGTGGCGGAAGCGGGGGCGGTGGTGTTGACGGGATCGGCGGCGCGGAGGGAGAGCGCGGGGACGACGAGGGTGAGAGCGAAGGCGAGCGGGGCGAGGGAGCGGGCGGGGCGGGGGAGTTTCATGTCGGGTGGGAAGATGTGCGGGTGGGCGCGGGAGGGACGAGAGAAAGTTTTTCGCAAAGTGAGATGGGCGTGAATGAGCGGGACGAGGGATTCGGAGTTTGGACAGGATTAACGGGATTAACAGGATTCCAGAGGAAGAAAGCAGGGTGCGGGGAGAAGAAGGCTTTCATCGTTGGCTTGCCCGTGGGTGGCGGGTGCGTGTGCTGGGCGGATGACGATCCGTGGTGTTATTTTTTTGATGACGATGCTGAGCGTGGTGCTGCTTGCCGGGTGCGCGAGCTACACGGCGCAGGTGGAGCCGGGGGCGCAGTTTTCCAAGTACCGGCGTTTTTGGGTGAAGAGTAATCTGGACGATAACCACGGGCTGGACCGGTTGCTGGTGCAGGCGTTGAAGGCGCGGGGGTATGAGGCGGAGCATGGGCCGCTGACGATGATGCCGCGTGAGGCGCAGGCGGTGGTGAGTTATCGGGACCGGTGGACGTGGGATTTTAAGAATCACATGACGAGTCTGGAGGTGACGGTGCAGGATGTTCGGAGCGAGCGGCAGGTGGCGGTGGCGACGTTTGTGGGGCCGGCGTCGATGACGATCACGCCGCTGGAAGTGGTGGAGCGACTGGTGCGCGATTTGGAGAAGGCGACGCCGAAGGTGTTTGAGGCACCGTTGTGAACGGTGCGTGGGTTTTTTAACCGCGAAGGGACGCGAATTTTTTTGGAGGGGAGGAAGGAACGGCGCGGGAAATTTTTTTTCGGGTGCGCGGAAAATTTTTGAAGACGTATGGCGAACGGCGTCGTATAGTCTGGCGTCAACGAAGCCGTCTGAGCGCACTGCGCGGCGGTTTCATTCATACATACGTGTGACGTTTCGGTGAGATTCCCTGCGCTTGATGAGCGAGGTGAGGTCCCGGGCGGTCGCATCCAGCCAACCAAGAAAGGAAATAGTCCGTCATGCAGAACATCGACCTGTCGTTTATCCAAGAAATCCTCCCGCAGCTGATGGCGGTGATGCCCCTTTTAATCGGAATCGTGGTCGCAGCCTTTGTGCTGAGTTTCGTCTCGGGCCGCGGGCTGCAGTTGCTCGCGGATCGGACGAGTCTGACGGATCACGATGTGGCGCCTTTCCGGCGGATTGTGAAGTGGTTGATCCGCGGGGTGGCGCTGGTGCTGATGTTGAGCGTGCTGGGATTTAATCTCGGCGGGTTGTGGGCTGTTTTCTCGACGGTGCTGGCGATGATCGCGATCGGCTTCGTGGCTGTGTGGAGCGTGCTGAGCAATGTCTCCTGCACGGTGATCATGTTGATCGCGCGGCCGTTTAATATCGGCGATGAAATCGAGGTGGCGGGAGAGCCTATCTGCGGGCGCGTGGTGGATTTGAACTTCGTTTATACGACGCTGAGAGATGCGGATGGGCGGCTGATTCAGATCCCGAACAATCTGTTTTTCCAGAAGGTCATGAAGCGGCGGGTGAATCCTGTTCCGGTCACGCTGGCAGCGCAGCTTTCCAGCCGTCAGCGGGCGGAACTCGATGTGATGGCGAGCATCCGTCCGGCGGGCGGGCGCATGGTCGGCGGCGGTTGAGTGATCGTATTACCGTCAGCCGAGTGGGTGGGATTTTTCGATCCACTCGGTGATGGGGCGGTTTTGGGCGAGGTGTTCGGAGACGATGCGTTCGCAGCGTTCGGGGGTGACGCGGCCGTACCAGATGCCTTCGGGGTAAACGACGAGCCAGGGGCCGCCGCTGCAGACGCGGAGGCAGGCGGCTTTGGTGCGGAGGGCGGGGATGGCGAGGTGCTTGAGGCGGGCTTTTAGGAATTCCCAAGTGACGAGGCCGTCGGTCGTGGAGCAGCAGTCGGGGCCGACGCAGAGAAAGACGTGGCGGCTAGAGGCCTCGATGTTCATTTTGGCGAAGCCGGCGGAGACGATGGGGTCGGGCATGGAGGAAGAGTGAATGGAGAAGGGTGAATAGTGAAAGGGGGAGGATTTTTTAACCGCGTTGCCGGGCTTAGCGACAGTCCGCGAATGGACGCGAATTTCGGAGAGATGAGTAGGGAGGAGATTTCGGAGGGGAGTTTTTAACCACGGATTGCACAGATGAGGAAGGATAGCGGAAGGGGGCGGGACATTTTGGAGACGGGAATTTTTTAACGATCAAGGGCGCTGAGGGCGGAAGGGGGTGGAGAAAAGGGTGGCAACCTGGGTGGGCGTGGGCACGTCTGTGGAGGAGCGTGTCTGGAGTCGGGCGCGTGAATTTTTATGTCGAAGCCATCAAAACCATCGCTCGTGCCGGCACTCGTGTGCGGGTTGTTGCTGTTGGTGGCGGTGTGGTTTTTTGGCGAGTGGCGGAGCGGAGCGCGGAAGAATCAAGCGGAGGATCGTAGGAGCGTGGCGGAGCGGAAGAGCGGAGAAGAAGGCGCGGCAGGCGAGGTGGAGCGTGCGGTGGGGGCCGATGAGCGGGAGGGGTTGGCGCGGCTGGCGGCGCGGGAGAGGACGGAGGCGGAGTGGCGGGATTTGCTGCGGAGGCGGCTGGAGCGGCGGACGGCGCGGGAGAAGGAGGCGATCGTGATTTTCAAGGACGATGAGGCGTATCGGAAATTCCAGGCGCGGGCGCGGGCGGCGGGGTTTTTTATTTTGCGCGAGAGCGCGAAGCTGCGGGCGGCGCGGGTGCGCTATGACACGATCGCGGCGGTGCAGCAGGAAGTATTTCAGCATGTGCGGGACTACGAGGAGATCGGGGCGAATGCGTTTGTGGACCGGCCGGTGAGGCCGGTGATCGAGGAGGACGGGCGGGCGCTCGCGGTGAGGGGGGAGTTGTTGCGCGTGCTCGGGGTGGGCGCGGCGGTGGATCGGAGTCAGTGGGGGCGCGGGGTGATCGTGGCGGTGCTTGATAGCGGGGTGGCGGGGGACGCGGCGTTTGGGAGCGGGCGGTTGCGGGCGGTGGATGTGGGGCTGGGGTTGTCGCCGGGAAGTGGAGACGACGACGGACATGGGACGGCGGTGGCGTCGATCATCGCGGCGGGCGCGGGCGAGGTGGCAGGCGTGGCACCGGCGGCGCAGGTCGTCAGCGTGCGCGTGACGGCGGAGGATGGGCGGAGCGATGTGTTCACCGTTTCGGAGGGGATCGTGGCGGCGGTGGATGCGGGGGCGAAGGTGATCAACATCAGTCTCGGCGGTTATGATACGAGCGTGCTGCTGACGCGGGCGGTGGATTATGCGGAGGCGGCGGGGGCGGTGATCGTGGCGGCGTCGGGTAATGACCGAATGACGATGCTGGCGTGGCCGGCGGCAGAGGCGCGGGTGATTTCGGTGGGCGCGACGGATGCGGCGGGGCGACTGGCGGGATTTTCGAACGTGGGCGAAGGACTCAAGATGACGGCGCCGGGTGTGGGGGGGCGCGCGGCGTGGTTGGGTGGAGAGCGGGTGTTGTTTAGCGGGACGTCGGCGAGCGCGCCGGTGGTGTCGGGCGCGCTCGCGGCGGTGATGTCGCAGAAGGCGGGGCGGAGCGGGCGGGAGGCGTGGGAGATTTTAGCGGCGCGGAGCGACGATGCGGGCGCGCCGGGGACGGATGCTGAGTATGGCGCAGGGGTGCTCGATCTGGGGTGGGCGATGGAGGGGAATCCGGCTCGGGTGGACCTGGCGGTGTCGAGTCACTGGATCGAGCGGACGGCGGATGGTGCAGCGGGCGTGAGTGTGGTGGGCGGGGCGTCGGGCGCGGGTGAGGTGGTGGATGTGGTGGTGCAGAACCGCGGGGGATTTGCGGTGGCGGGGGCGGTGCTGGAGATCGAGGCGGGCGGGGTGAAGTCGCGGCAGGTGGTGCCGGTGATCGCGGCGGGGGCGAGTGCGGTGCTGAAAGTGCCCGTGGATCGGATACGGGTGGACGCGGAGGGGCACTGGGTGTTGCGGACGGTGGTGGTGGCACCGGGCGGGATGAGCGATGCGGTGCCGGAGAATAATGAGCGGGTGAGCGGGTTGCGGGTGAAGTAGGCGGCGCTGGGTGGAGTTGGCTGGAGATGCGGGGAACTATGGAAGCGTTTTTAACTGCGAATGGATGCGGATTTTGGAGGGGAGGCGGATGAGATTTCTGAGGGAAATTTTTTACCCACGGATTGCTCGGATGGGCACGGATCGGGATGATCGCGGAAGCGCTGAAGAACGGGGGCGAAATTTTTTGGACAGGATTT from Nibricoccus aquaticus includes:
- a CDS encoding S8 family peptidase, producing MSKPSKPSLVPALVCGLLLLVAVWFFGEWRSGARKNQAEDRRSVAERKSGEEGAAGEVERAVGADEREGLARLAARERTEAEWRDLLRRRLERRTAREKEAIVIFKDDEAYRKFQARARAAGFFILRESAKLRAARVRYDTIAAVQQEVFQHVRDYEEIGANAFVDRPVRPVIEEDGRALAVRGELLRVLGVGAAVDRSQWGRGVIVAVLDSGVAGDAAFGSGRLRAVDVGLGLSPGSGDDDGHGTAVASIIAAGAGEVAGVAPAAQVVSVRVTAEDGRSDVFTVSEGIVAAVDAGAKVINISLGGYDTSVLLTRAVDYAEAAGAVIVAASGNDRMTMLAWPAAEARVISVGATDAAGRLAGFSNVGEGLKMTAPGVGGRAAWLGGERVLFSGTSASAPVVSGALAAVMSQKAGRSGREAWEILAARSDDAGAPGTDAEYGAGVLDLGWAMEGNPARVDLAVSSHWIERTADGAAGVSVVGGASGAGEVVDVVVQNRGGFAVAGAVLEIEAGGVKSRQVVPVIAAGASAVLKVPVDRIRVDAEGHWVLRTVVVAPGGMSDAVPENNERVSGLRVK
- the rlmN gene encoding 23S rRNA (adenine(2503)-C(2))-methyltransferase RlmN → MEAVSADAKMEANAESRRTLSDLSVGELEAWLAESGFKASHAEALLRAYYESGDEAGWGEMLLPRGLVEKLRGEFLVNRPEQVARQVAEDGTTKLLLKLRDGRTVETVMMTDFREDRVAGCVSSQVGCAMGCDFCATTKTGFERNLTTGEIVEQFLALRREAAAVGKNVQTLVFMGMGEPMLNLDNVLEAVRRIAPNELGALGWRQITVSTVGIVPGIEKMMEANLNIHLAVSLHAPDDETRAKLLPMGKRFGVEEILAAADRYQAKTGRPVTIQYCLLKGVNDSPEQARMLAELVGARRMHVNLLWYNPTGLSLKGVAYERAESEAGEAFVAVLRERGVVAHFRRPRGRDIDAACGQLRRRAAGQDVGTTESGAGSERA
- a CDS encoding alpha-hydroxy acid oxidase is translated as MSHAPIIPHEVVSLADYEPLARARIEAGAWEYIAGGAADELTLRENRAAFDRVKILPRVLEDMAGANTRVELLGRTWETPIFLAPVAYQKLAHADGEIATALGAAAMKTGMILSTQAGVSVEDFGKSAQGPWWFQLYIQHDRAFTKALVQRAEAAGAEALVVTVDAPVHLRNREQRARWRIPAEAEPVNLRGLAAAPARGADEENSIFNAAGLALAATWKDVEWLRSFAKVPVILKGILSADDAELAVKAGVAGVIVSNHGGRTLDTVPATIDALPRVVERVAGRVPVLMDGGVRRGTDVFKALALGANAVLIGRPYVWGLAAAGPVGVAHVLRILRAELEVAMVLAGCPTVGRITKEALWKP
- a CDS encoding (2Fe-2S) ferredoxin domain-containing protein, whose translation is MPDPIVSAGFAKMNIEASSRHVFLCVGPDCCSTTDGLVTWEFLKARLKHLAIPALRTKAACLRVCSGGPWLVVYPEGIWYGRVTPERCERIVSEHLAQNRPITEWIEKSHPLG
- a CDS encoding serine hydrolase domain-containing protein translates to MKLPRPARSLAPLAFALTLVVPALSLRAADPVNTTAPASATTDAALTAAGFSPARLQRLDTAIEDQIARHRLAGGIMYVARDGRPVVFKTYGLQDVENRQPMRADAIFRIASMSKAITTTAVMMLYEEGRFRLNDPVSKYLPAFKNSVVAIAPPAGSPADLKYVTEKAKRPITIRDLLTHTAGLTYGNGLAADAYKQAGLTDWYLLGKNETLEQIVNRLATLPLHGHPGEQFQYGYAADVLGRLVEVISGKPLDQFVEERITKPLAMRDTHFFLPPEKAPRLANVYGIENDQLVLKETAATSDFIHGPRKCFSGGAGLLSTTSDYTRFLQMLLNNGELDGVRLLAPKTVELMHANHTGDKFLGEGDGFGLGFWVSTDLGKTGEIGTVGSYGWGSAYFPEYIVDPKERLVIIFMTQLRPAGGSNFNHLIKRLTYQALIK
- a CDS encoding mechanosensitive ion channel family protein produces the protein MQNIDLSFIQEILPQLMAVMPLLIGIVVAAFVLSFVSGRGLQLLADRTSLTDHDVAPFRRIVKWLIRGVALVLMLSVLGFNLGGLWAVFSTVLAMIAIGFVAVWSVLSNVSCTVIMLIARPFNIGDEIEVAGEPICGRVVDLNFVYTTLRDADGRLIQIPNNLFFQKVMKRRVNPVPVTLAAQLSSRQRAELDVMASIRPAGGRMVGGG